In Streptomyces sp. NBC_00344, the genomic window CGCACGTATGCAGCAACTGCTGCATACGGAAGGCGGACCCGACGACCGCCTGCGCACCGGACGGGTGAACCGGCGCCCTCGGCCACAACCCCGTTGCGAGCCTGGGATCCGCACTGTTGACGCTGCGGCGGACTCAGTGCGACCCGCGTGGGTTGAGCGGTATGACGAAGTCGTCCTCGACCGGTGGTTCGATCTCGTCCTCCTGGAAGCCGGTGGCGGCGAAGCACCGTATGCGCAGACCACCCGGTGAGACGTCCATCCGCAGAAAGCTCTTGAAGAACGGCGGGTCGTAGGTCGCGGACCCCGGCGACAGCACCTGGGTGAGCGCCTTACGGACCGGCAGGCGCAGTCGCCGGCCGCGGCGCGGCCGTGCGGCGACCCCGAGCAGAGCCGCGATCAGTCTCGCCCGCAGCGTGACGGGCTCATCGGTCTGCCGCGTTGCCGCGATGCCGAGCCGACGGGCTATCACTGCCGTCGCGAGCTCAGGCGTCAGGTCGAACAGCCGCCGCATACGGAGCCTTCGCCCGTAGAGCTTGCTGTAGAACGCCAGTGAGTCGCCGCGCAACGGGTAGCAGCGGAAGTCCTGCTCGGTGACACCGCCGACGTCGACGCGCGGAATGGTGTGAGTGGCGTGCATGAAGGCGCCGCTACCACCGGCGACGACGTATTCGATGGTCCGCCCGCCCACATCGACGGGATAGTGCTGGTAGTTGTGGATGTCGCCGCCGATGGCCGCGACATAGTTGCAGTCCGGATCACGCACGATCTCGTCGACGGTGCCGCCGCCCTCGATCGCGCACGGGTGGTGCTCACCGTCCACGTATATCGGCGAACCGGTGACCAGGATCTTGGGCTTCGGTCCGCTGGACACCCGGCGCAGCCACTGCCCCTGCTCCCGGTCGATACGACCGAGCAGCCCGGTGTCGATGCCCACGATGCGCAGTGGCCCCGAATCGATCGCCCAGTACGGCCCCGGCTGCGACGCCGCCTGTGACGGCTCGGACCGCATGAGCCGGGCCTGAGCCAGGCGCAGTTCGTCCGGCACATCGGGAGACCTCCACAGAGCCGCCCGCCACCACGCGGCCGACAGCGGCTTCGGGCGTGCTGCCGGGGGCAGCGCGGGCGCATCGCAGAAGACCCGCATGAATCCGGTGAGGCCGTCGTACCAGTCGTGGTTGCCGGGCACCGCGTAGATCGGCGCTTCGTAATCCCGGTACGGCTGGAAGAACTTCGGTCCGTACTCGTTGGCGCTGCCGACCGGGTAGAGCACATCGCTGGAGAGAAGCGCGAAGCGGCTTCCGGCACCTGCCCTGAGGAACCCGGGGACCACGGCGTACTGTGGATCGTCGCCTTCGCCGGTGTCGCCGATGAGCATGAACGAGTAGCTCTCCGGATCGTCGCGCTCGATCACGAAGTCCTCTGTGGCGCAGCCTCGTTGGGACTGCTGCCGCACCCAGCGCTCACGGTCGGCGCCGGTCGGATCGCCGAACAGCGATGCCACGGGTCCGTTGCGCGCCTTCCAGAGGGTGACCGGGTTGAGCCAGAAGACCTTTTCGACCTGACTTGGCATCAAGTTCCGGTATTCGCCGGGTTTCTGGCCGTGCCAGCCTGCGCCGGCCGCTGATTCACGCGAGGAGGGAGACATCGCGGAACTCTAGCGCGGTGCGGTCTCCGGCAGTTGGGCGGGCCGGGCGCGGGCCGGAGAGGCCAGTACGGCAAGCAGGGGGTGCTCCGCCCGGTTGTGAGTCACGACCGTCCGGACATGGTCCGAGGGGTGCCCGTCCGATGTTGCGGCCGTCCGAGGCGGCCGGCTCTGCGTGTGGCGTCCGGTTCCGGGTAGTCGTCCGTTCAGCGACCAGGTTCCGTGCGGGCGACCGAGAGTGGGAGATCATGGCGGTTCCGAAGACGACCGTGCTTGTGCTGGACTGCTCCGAGCATGCGGAACTCGCCGAGTTCTATGCCGATCTGCTCGGAGCGACAACGCGTATGAGCGCCGATCCGGATGTCATGGAGGTCGTCGGCAACGACGGCACGCGCATGGCCGTCCGCAGGGACCACGGCTACGCACCACCCAGCTGGCCGCGGCCGGACGGCGCCCTTCAGGCCCATCTGCGCATCCTGGTTTCCCCCGACGACATGGACGAGGCGGAGCGTGAGGCGATCGGTCTCGGCGCCCGGCCCCTGGACACCAAGGACAACGGGGGACGGCACGACGTCCGGCTGTACTCCGACCCCGCGGGGCACTCGTTCGCGCTGGTCGCCCACACGCCGACGTCCTGATCCCGGGTTGTGCGCAGCACCCGGGCACGACATCCCCGCAGTGCCGCGCAGACGTGAGCATCTGACGCACATCTGATCCATGTCATGGCAGGGGAGAGCCGCTGCCTCCCCTGCCACTCGTTCGGCGGCCGACAGCGCGCGCGCCCGATCTCCGGCGCCCAGACTCTGGAGCATGGCTGAGCAACGTGTGAAACGCGCCGGATCCGGCAAATCAGCCGCCGCTTCCCGCACGTCGGACCTACGAGGAGCGGAGAGGGCCGCTCTGCGGGCGAGTGAATCCCTTTCCAGGCTGATCGACCACCCGCCCGAAGGCGTGTCCGGAGTCTGCCGGTCGGACGACGAGGGCTGGCGTGTCTGCGTCGACGTCCTGGAAGTCGCCCGTATCCCCGACACGACCAGCCTGCTGGCCACCTACGAGGTGGAGCTCGACGCAGATGGTCACCTCCTTCAGTACCGCCGGGTCCGGCGGTACCGGCGCGGGGCGGCGGACATATGAGCGCAGCCCACCGAAGCCACCCGAGAGAAACGGCCCCTTCCATGACCGCTTACAGCGACGAGGTCGTGTGTGTCCCGCGCGCCGGCACTCTCTACGACGTCCTCGAACTCATCCTCGACCGGGGAATGGTCATCGATGTGTTCGTACGAGTCTCCCTTGTCGGTATCGAGATCCTCAAGATCGATGCCCGGATCGTCGTGGCGAGCGTCGACACGTATCTGCGTTTCGCCGAAGCGTGCAACCGGCTCGACCTCGACCACGACGCCACCAGCAAGACCGTGCCCGAACTCTTCGGGGGAGGCATGGGCAAGAGCGTGCGCAAGGCCGGTGCGAAGAAGGCCGTCCGGTCCGCCGGGAGCAAGGTCAAGGACAAGCTCGGGATGGGCGACGACGACGGCGAGGAGGAGGAGTCGCGGCCTCGCCGTCGCAGCGCAGCCGGCCGAAGTGGCGACGGGGGCCGCCCCCGCAGCCGTCGACGTACAGAGGAAGAGTGACAGATGGCCGCACCAGGTGTGTACGTGTACGCGTTCGTCAGAGCGGGGCACCCGCTGCCCGCGGACGTGCGTGGCGTGGGTGATACGAAGGCGCCGGTCCGGCTGCTGCCCTGTGGCGAGTTGGCCGCTGTGATCGGTCCGGTCCCGGAGACACTGCGCGCCCGGCGGCGGGACCTGATGGCACATCAGCGCCTGCTTTCGGACCTGGTGCCCGGCGGGCCGGTCCTCCCCATGCGCTTCGGCGCGATCGCTCCCGGCGAAACCGCCGTTCTCGACGGTGCGAAGGCCCGCAGCGCCGAGTATCTGGCCGCCCTGGAGAGCGTCGAAGGCCGCCTTGAGATGAACCTCAAGGTCATGCCGGCGGAGGACTCGCTCTCCGATCTGGTCCGGGAGGACCCCCGCGTACGGCAGTTGCGCGAGGAGGTGCGCAGCCGTCCGGGATACGAGGTCAATGTGCGCCTCGGCGAAGCTGTCGTGGCCGGGATGCGACGCCGGGCCGCGCACGCCGCCGAACAGATCTCGGCCGCGCTCGCCGCTGTCGCGGCCGAGTCGCAGGAGGGACCGGACGTCGAGGGCTGCGTACGCAATGTGTCCTTCCTTGTCGCGCGCGGGGACCTGTCCCGGTTCAACAGCTGCGTCGACCGGCTCTCCGCCGAATACCGGCAGAAGGCCGCTCTCCGGGTGACCGGACCGCTTCCGTGCTACAGCTTCGTGCCCACCGAGAACGTGCCGGCCGGGGTCTGAGATGGGTCTCCTCTCCGCAGTGGTCCTGCTTCCGCTGGCGCCGGTACGAGGCGTGGTCTGGGTTGCCGACCGGCTTACCGAGGCGGCAGACAGAGAACTGCACGACCCGGCCGTCATCCGTGCACAACTGGGGGCACTCAACAGGGCGTTCGACGACGGAGACATCAGCGAGGAGCAGTTCGAACGCGAGGAGGAGCGGTTGCTCGACCTGCTCGAGCGACGGGACCGACGGGTCGTCGTCGCTTCCGCTCCGCCCGACGTGAACCGTCGGTACGTCGAGGGAGAGACCACTGAGGTGGCGACATGACGCAACTGGATTCGTGGGACACGGCCCCCGCGCCCAGGGAGGCGGGCAGCACGTCCAACCTCGCCGACATCCTGGAGCGGGTCCTGGACAAGGGCATTGTGATTGCGGGCGACATCAAGATCGACCTGCTCGACATCGAACTCCTCACCATTCGGCTCCGTCTCTTCGTCGCCTCGGTCGAAACCGCCAGAAGGGCAGGTATCGACTGGTGGGAGACCGATCCGGCACTGTCGTCCCGGGCCGCTCACGACAGCCTCGCCGATGAGAACCGGCAACTGCGCGCACAACTCGAAGCGCTGGAAGCCGGCACGGGCTCGAAGACGGACAGCACGAAGGAGTCGCATCGCAGATGACAGTGACTTCGACGCATTCCGATCGGCCGGGCCGCGACCGGGGAGGCCTCCCCACCGCGCATCTCACGTATGTGTACGCCGTCTGCCGAAGCGATGGTCCGGCAGCGGCCGTGGCGGAGCACACCGGCGGGTACGACGAGGGCGGTCCGCTGCGCCTGCTGACCGCGGGAGAGCTGTACGCGGTGGTGCAGGACGTGCCGTCGGCCGCGTTCTGCGAGGAAGCACTGCGCCGCCGTCTGGCGGACCCCGGAGAACTCGAACGCTGCGTCAGGACTCACCACGAGGTGGTGAGCGCTGCCGCCACCGGTGGGCCGGTCGTGCCGCTGCCGCTCGCGACGCTCTACCACGACGACGCGAGGGCCGGCGAAGTGCTGTGGTCGAGTGCACAGCGCTTCCGGCAGTCGCTGGACCGGGTCGAGGGACGCACCGAGTGGGCCGTCAAGGTGCATGCGCTGCGGGCAGCTCGGCGCCCGGAGCCGGACGGCGGCCCCCCGCACGTCGCCCGGGAGACGGAGCGCGGACGCCGGGACTCCCGGCACGGGACGGACACACCATGCTCGTCGGAAGCACCGCATGCACCGAACGCGCCGCCCTCGCCGCAGGCGCCGCACTCGCCGGGCGCATCTGACACCGGCCGTCCGGGCAGCGGGCGCGACTATCTCAGCCGGGTGCGGGAACGACAGAGGGCCGCCGAACAGCGTCACGACGAAGCCCTGCAGGCGGCAGACCGCGTCGACCGGGCCCTGCGGCTCATTTCCGCAGCGTCCGTCCGACGGCGACCGCACAGCACCGAGATCACGGGGAAGGAGCGCCCCCAGATCATGAACGCGGCATACCTGATCGCCAAGGAGCGGGAGCACGAGCTGGTTACCGCGGTCGACTCACTGCGCCGGCGGCCCGAATTCCGGCACGTCGACATCGACCTCTCGGGACCCTGGGTGCCGTACTCGTTCACCGAAGGGGGCGATGAAGGATGACGGCGGCGGGAACCGTGGCCTGGCGCGGCCCGGACAGCGGGGCGCCCATCGGCGTTCCGCTGGTCGATCTCCTGGACCGCGTGCTGGGCACCGGCGTCGTCATCAGCGGTGACCTGGTGATCGCCATCGCCGAAGTGCCCCTGATCAGACTGTCCCTGCACGCCCTGCTCGCATCGGTCAGCGATCGCGTCCCGGCCCCGTGGGACGACGGGGGTCCGCTGTGACGGCGGCGGCCAGGGTCGACATCGACCGGGAGAATGTGGGCCGGGATCTCGCCTCGCTGGTACTGACCGTGGTGGAACTCCTGCGTCAGCTCATGGAGCGGCAGGCCATCCGCCGCTTCGACCAGGGGGACCTCACCGCGGAGCAGGAAGAGCGTGTCGGAACGACTCTGATGCTGCTCGACGAGCGTATGTCGGAGCTGTGCACGCAGCACGGCCTGCGCCGCGAGGACCTCAACCTCGACCTCGGTCCTCTCGGCACCCTGCTCTCCGACACCCATTTCTGAGGAGAGGCCGGAACATCCCGGCCTCTCCTTGTTACCCGCCGGAATGGCCCGCGGGTCAGCGCCTACTGGGCGTTGATGAGGAGCAGGGCGATGTCATCGATGCGGGGAGCGGACTGCTTCGCGTAGCGGACCAGTGTGTCCGCGAGAGTCTCCATGTCCTGACCCCTGGCCTGTGAAAGCTGTTCCATGAGATCAGCGGTCGACTCGTCGAGATCGACACCAGGTGTCTCGACGAGTCCGTCGGTGTACAGGGCGAGCAGGGTGCCGGGCGGCACCGGAATTTCCGCGGAGACGTACGCGGCACCGGGGTCGATTCCGAGCAGCAGGCCCGGTGTCAGATCCAGGACCTGGGTACGTCCGTCCGGATGACGCAGCAGCGGTGGCGGGTGGCCCGCGGTGGCCAGATGGGCGCGGCGGCGTGCCAGGTCCAGATGCGCGTAGAGGCAGCTGGTGAAGAGGCCGGGATTGAGGTCGGTGAGGAGACGGTTGGTGCGGGCCAGGACCTCTTCGGGCGGCGCGCCGGCCGTGGCGTGAACAGCCGTCCGGACCTGGCCCATGAGAGCTGCGGCATTGACGTTGTGCCCCTGGACGTCGCCGATGGTGACGGCCGCTGTGGTGTCGTCCAGACGGATGAGGTCGTAGAAGTCGCCGCCGATGGCCATATGACTGACGGCGGGGAGATAGCGGGCCGCCACTTCCAGCCCCGGGACGCCGGGCAGGGTGTGGGGCAGCAGCGCGCCCTGCAGGCTCTGCGCCAGCTGGTGTTCGGCGTCGTAGAGCCGTGCGCGGTCGACGGCCTGGGCGATCAGCCCGGCGAGTGAGACGAGGATGGTGCGCTCCGCCGGGGCGAAGGTGTGCGGCCGGTCGTAGGCCAGCAGGAGCGAGCCGATGGAGTCTCCCGAAGCGATGAGGGGCAGGAAGGCCCAGGCACCCATGTTGTCCTGGAGTACCGCCGGGGGATAGGCCTGCCTCAGTTCGGCGAAGGTGGCGAAGAAGTTCGGCACGCCGGTGTTGAGGACCTTTACGGCGGGGGTGTCCGATGACAGAGGCGCTCCGTCGAACCGGGCCATGAGCTCCGGGTCGTATCCGCGGAAGCCACGAATGCGCAGCCGTCCCTCTTCCGCCGTCATCAGGGCGAGGGCCTGGGCACCGAAGACCGGCATCAACTGGTCGGCAGCCTGGGCCACGACATCCTGCACCCCGACGGCTTCGGTCAGCGTGGCGGCGAGATGCATCAGGTGGTACAGGGTGGCCGCGCGGCTCGGCACGGTGCGGGGCGGGGGGCGCTCCGCCTTCGGCAGGCCCACCACGTGGTCCGCTGAGACCGGAGTGATGCGCACGCTGATGCCCGACGCGTCCGGGTAGAGACGGAAGGCCAGCCAGCGGTCCGGGGGACGGAGCGCGGTGAAGGACGTGGATCGGCCGCTGACCGCCGCGGCCCGGTAGCGGTCCTCGAACACGGGATCGTCCAGCCAGGGCAACGCCTCCCACGGCAGGGATCCCACCAGCTCCGAGGGTGAACCGCCGACGAGGTCCGCGCCGGTGGCAGTGATGAAGGTGATCCTGCCCTCCAGATCCAGAGAGCAACTGCCGCCGGGCAGCCGGTCGATGAACTCGGCCCCCGCCATCGCCTCGGCCGGACCGGGAACCCGGCCGCGCGGCTGGACCAGCACCCGGGGCCGGGCTCCGTCCGGTGCCAGACGTCCGTAGTCACCCGCCCGCTCGAGCCCGGAAGCGATGCGGGTGCTGCACTCACGGACCGCCTCGCGTTCTTGCGCCGAAAGCTCCGGCGAATGGAACCCGGGCCACAGCAGTACCAAACCCCCCAGAGCGGTGTCCGAAGTGGCCACAGGGCTGGCCGCCAGCACGAAGTCGTAGGGGAGTACGAGTCCCACCCGCGGATAGCGATGCGCAATCTCCTCCTGGCTGCCGACCCACACCAGGCGCCGCTCCCGGACGGCATCGGCGACCGGAATGGGGTCCGAGAGACTCACCCGTGCCCAGGGAGCTGCGATCTCCCCGGAAATCCCGGTCACCAACACGAGACGCAGCGCATCCTGGCCCGGCGGCAGCAGATACACCATTCCGACCGACGCCTCTGTTTCCCGAACGATCTTGGCCAGAACGGGATCGAGCCACTGCTGACCCAGGCCTTTGGGACTTGCGGCGCCCGGGCCCGGCACGCTTCACGCTCCCTGTGCGGCAGCGGCCCGGGTGACCCGTACGCGCCCTGCGAAGCGGCCCCCGCCCGCGACAGCACCCTCGCTCGCCACAGCGGCAGTGCTCACTGCGGCGCCATTGACGAGCGCGCCGTCGCGACCGACTCTGAAAAGCGCCATATATGGACGATACGCCCGCAGCGAGCTACGCACCGGGGGAGAGGGGCCCCCGGCCGGGCGGGCCATCCGGGCCGGTTCCGGCGTTTCGGGGTGCCCGGTACGAACAGGTCCGGGCAGCGGGTACCGCCACCGGAGGGATGCGATCAGTGGCGGCGAAGGCCGGTGGACAGCCCGCCCGGGCAGGATCCGCTGTCGGAGGTCTGGACGCGGTACTGCTCGCATGCTGTCCTTACAACGTTGTAACTCCCCGTCCGCCGACGTACTCGCTCACGTCACTGCCACCAGGAGGACTTCCATGCGCCGGTTCGTATTTCCGGGGCGATCGGCTCTGACCCTGTTACTGGCCGGGCTGCTGGCCCTCTGCGGTGTCGTGGCACTTCCCCGCCAGGCCCACGCGGTGGGTGGCACCTTCCGCAATCCGCTGGGCACCCGGGCGGATCCCTATATGACGTACTACCAGGGCAACTACTACCTGGCGGCGACCGAGGGCGATGCTGTGCGCATCGCGAAGGCCCCCACTCTGGGTGGGCTCCTCACCGCGCCCCGCACCACGGTCTGGCAGGACACCGACAGCACACGCGACCGTCAGGTGTGGGCACCGTCCTTCTATCTGATGGACGGCCACTGGTACATCTACTACACCGCCGACGACGGTGTCGACGAGCACCATCGCCTGTATGTGGTCGAGTCCGCGGGAGCTGATCCGCTCGGCCCCTACCATTTCAAGGCGAAACTGGAAGCACCCGACGCACAGGGCCTGTGGGCCATCGACCCCGTGGTCCTCCACCAGAACGGACGCCTCTACATGGTGTGGTCGGGCGCCGGGAGCGAAGGACACAACCTCATCTACCTCGCCCCGATGTCCAACCCCTGGACGATCTCCGGCAACCGGGTCTATCTGCCGTCGGCAGGGGGCTGCCCCGAGGTGCGTGAGGCGCCCTCGATACTTCAGCACAGCGGGAAGACCTTTCTTGTCTACTCCACCTGCGACACGGGCAAGCCCGACTACCAGCTCTGGATGCAGTCCATTTCCGACACCGCCGACCCCCTGCGGCCGGCCAACTGGGTCCAGCACTCGGGGGCGGTCTTCGCCCGCAGTGACGCCGCCGGTGTCTGGGGCCCGGGTTCCAACGGCTTCTTCACCAGCCCGGACGGTACCCAGGACTGGATTGTCTACCACGCGAAGAACACGTCCGCCTTCACCTACGACGGCCGCACCACCCGCGCCCAGAAAATCGGCTGGAACGACGACGGTACGCCCCATCTCGGCTCGCCGGCTGCCGCCGGTGCCACCCAGGACCTGCCATCGGGCGACCCCGGTGGCGGCCCGTTCTGGATCAATGACACCAACTCGTCCAGTGGCGCCGGCTCCGTCGCGTACACGGGTGCGTGGAACTCGGGCAGCGGTTGCGGCAGTCAGTGCTTCTGGAGCGACGACCACTGGAGCAACCAACCGGGAGCAACGGCGACCTGGACCTTCACCGGTACCCGGATCGCTCTCCTGTCCGTACGCGATACGGGCAACGGCATCGCCGCCTTCTCCGTGGACGGCGGAGCCGAACAGACCGGTGACTACTTCGGTCCGATCCGGATGGGTGAACAACTCAACTACGTGAGCCCGGTTCTGCCCTTCGGGACCCACACGTTGCGGTTGCGGGTGACCGGCGATCACAGCCCTTCGTCCAGCGGTGCGTACATCTCCGTCGACCGGGCGGAGATCTCGACACGCTGAACGCGGATGCCGAGCGGCCGTCCCGGCCGCTCGGCATCCGCACCCCGTCCCATGACGGCGACCCCGCCGTCGGCGCCCCGAGGGACAGCCGTCAGTCGTCCGTCGAGACGACGCCCTTGCAGGCGTCCGTACCATCGGCTGTACCCGGCACCGCTGCGGCCTTCACGGCATTGAAGTTGGACACATAGGCGTCGTGGTACGCGGAGTCGTCGACCTTCAGCAGCGCCTCGTCGTTCTCGCGCAGCGAAGGGCCTGAGTAGTTGTGACTTCCGGTCCACACAAGCTTGTTGGCCGTGCCGTCGTACATGCCGTCGATGAGCAGGTATTTCGAGTGCACGACGGAGTTCGTGGTCGAGGGGTCGGCGTCCTAGACCTCGAGGGGCCGCGAAGTGTGTACGAACCGCACTATGTGCAGGACGGAAAGAGTCTGAAACCGCAGTGGTCGGTGGGCGACGCGGACGAGGGCCACAGCTGCCTGTTCCACCGCTGAGACACCGAATGCGGTCGGGCCGGTCGAGTGACGCAGAAGAGTCAGCACGGCATGAGCAGCATGCCCGTCCGAGTGACTCTTCGCCGGTCAGCCGTCATATGCGGAGGCTTTTGGGGTAAAACTGGCATTCCCATTGATAACTGTTGAATCGGGGATGCATGGTGCTCACCTATGTCAAGCGATGGAGTGCGGTGGCAGTTCTCGCCGCCGCGGCGGCGATGACCACGGCGGGCCCCAGCTCGGCCGCCGCACGCGGCCATGAGCCCTGCGGGTACTACCAGACCGGAACGTATGCGTACTACAACCACTGCGGTAGGACGACGGTCCGGATCAAGCTGGACATCGTCCGGGGCAAGGACAAGGTGATCTGCGTACGGCCCGGTACCACCGGACTGGGCCCGAAGAACCATGTCCGTTTCGCTGCCTACGTCGGCGGGGCGGGCTGCAACCCCTCGTAGTCATGGCATGAAGCCCCCCGCCGCCCAGGGTCCGTGGTGCTGCTCGTCGCCGCAGCGCCCGGCTCAGGGGAGGCGGGGGGCTATCCGTCGACGTGGAGGGCGCTTGTGCCCACGTCCGGCCGGTCACCCAGTCCCTATCGCCCGATGCCGTCGAGTTCCGCGACCGCCTCCGCGGGGAGTTCCAGGGATGCTGCTGCGATGTTCTCACGCAGATGGGACAGCGAGGAGGTCCCGGGGATGAGGACGGTCGTCCTGGTCCGCTGGAGCAGCCAGGCCAGGGCGACTTGCTGTGGCGAGGCTCCGAGACGGGTGGCGACGCCGGTCAGCGTCTCGGACTGCAGGGGGGTGAAGCCGCCGAGCGGAAAGAACGCGGCGAACGCGATGTTCTCGGCCGCGCAGCGTTCGACGAGGTCGTCGTCCTGCCGGTTCGCCAGGTTGTACAGATTCTGCACGGTGACGACGGGTGCGATGGTCCGGGCCTCGGCCAGCTGTGTCAGGGAGACGCCGCTCAGGCCGAGGTGGCGGATGAGGCCGTCCTTCCGCAGCTCCGCCAGGGTGCCGAACTGCTCTGCCAAGGACTCCTGCCCGGTGCCCTCGATGGGGACGCGCAGGTTGACGACGTCGAGGGTGTCGAGTCCCAGGTGCTGGAGGTTCGCATGGACCTGTGACGTGAGCTCCGCGGGCTCCAGCGAGGGGAACCAGCCGCCGTCATCACTGCGGCGCGCACCGACCTTGGTGACGATGTGCAGGTCTGCGGGATAGGGATGCAACGCTTCCTTGATGATCTCGTTCACGACGGCTGGGCCGTAGAAGTCGCTGGTGTCGATGTGCGTGATACCCAGGCCGACGGCCTCCCGAAGCACCGCGACGGCCTGGTCGCGGTCCTTGGGCGGCCCGAAGACATTGGGTCCTGCCAGTTGCATGGCTCCGTATCCCATGCGGTGGACGGTGAGGTCGTCGGCGAGCGTGAGGCTGCCGCCGGGGAGGGTGCTGGACATGCTGACTCTTTCGTCGAGTTGCGTGGATGCTCTTGCCCAACTGCCAACTGCCAACTGCCAACTGCTGACTGCGAAGTGCGCACCGCGAAGTGCGCACCGCGACCCGGCGCGCGGCTCCGAGCGAGGGGCGTAAGTCCAACGGTGCGGTTGTAATTCGACCGTAACGCCATCCCTGAGCAACCGCAACGTTGTAGTTGGCTTCAAGTGGTCCAGCCGATGCGCCCTGACGCCCCGCTGTCTGACGCCCGCCTGGCACCACTCACCACGTGTGACCTCGCCGGTCCGAACGCCGGGAGCGCGGGCAGGGTGTGCTCGCTATCGTGCAACCGTGACCGACCCCGGGCCTCCTCTGCTTTTTCTCGATGTCGACGGGCCGCTCATCCCGTTCGGGGCGACGTGGGAGGAGCGCCCGGGTGGGTACCCGACATACCGGACGGGCGTCGAACCGGGTGACTCGAATCCTCTTCTGGTGAGGATCAATCCCGCGCACGGGCCCCGGCTGGCCGGGCTCCCGTGCCGGCTGGTGTGGGCCACGACCTGGATGGACGAGGCGAACAGCTGCGTGGCGCCACGGCTGGGCCTGCCCGAGCTGCCGGTGGTGATCTGGCCCGAGCCGACCTGTACCGATGGCCGGGCGGAGTGGCACGGTCTGCACTGGAAGACCCGCACCCTCCTCGACTGGGCGGCCGGCCGGCCTTTCGTCTGGGTCGACGACGAGATCACGGAGAGGGACCGGGACTGGGTGTCCGCTCGATACCGGGGGCAGGCCCTGCTGCACCGGGTCGACCCCCGAAGGGGTCTTGTCGACGCCGACTTCGCAGCCATCGAAGCATGGCTCCGCACGATCCGCCCGGCACCCGAGGGCAGCTGACGGAGCCCGGTCCTGCGGCTTGCCCATGCGCCGTTCCCTGACCTTCAGGCCGGCCGGGCCCGGTTCGAACGGGGGGTGCGGGGCAGGCGCTTCGGCATGGACACAGTTCAGGAAGAGACGGCGCCGGGGCGGCGGCGTCTGCCTCAGCGGCAGGCCCTGCTCATCGCGGTCCCGGTCGCCGCTCTGTCCGTCGTCGTCACCTTGGTCGTCGTGGGCCACCACGGCCGTCACGGCCCTTATGCCGGGCCCGATCCGATCCGGC contains:
- a CDS encoding metallophosphoesterase family protein, which produces MSPSSRESAAGAGWHGQKPGEYRNLMPSQVEKVFWLNPVTLWKARNGPVASLFGDPTGADRERWVRQQSQRGCATEDFVIERDDPESYSFMLIGDTGEGDDPQYAVVPGFLRAGAGSRFALLSSDVLYPVGSANEYGPKFFQPYRDYEAPIYAVPGNHDWYDGLTGFMRVFCDAPALPPAARPKPLSAAWWRAALWRSPDVPDELRLAQARLMRSEPSQAASQPGPYWAIDSGPLRIVGIDTGLLGRIDREQGQWLRRVSSGPKPKILVTGSPIYVDGEHHPCAIEGGGTVDEIVRDPDCNYVAAIGGDIHNYQHYPVDVGGRTIEYVVAGGSGAFMHATHTIPRVDVGGVTEQDFRCYPLRGDSLAFYSKLYGRRLRMRRLFDLTPELATAVIARRLGIAATRQTDEPVTLRARLIAALLGVAARPRRGRRLRLPVRKALTQVLSPGSATYDPPFFKSFLRMDVSPGGLRIRCFAATGFQEDEIEPPVEDDFVIPLNPRGSH
- a CDS encoding VOC family protein, which translates into the protein MAVPKTTVLVLDCSEHAELAEFYADLLGATTRMSADPDVMEVVGNDGTRMAVRRDHGYAPPSWPRPDGALQAHLRILVSPDDMDEAEREAIGLGARPLDTKDNGGRHDVRLYSDPAGHSFALVAHTPTS
- a CDS encoding gas vesicle protein GvpO, with the translated sequence MAEQRVKRAGSGKSAAASRTSDLRGAERAALRASESLSRLIDHPPEGVSGVCRSDDEGWRVCVDVLEVARIPDTTSLLATYEVELDADGHLLQYRRVRRYRRGAADI
- the gvpJ gene encoding gas vesicle protein GvpJ; amino-acid sequence: MTAYSDEVVCVPRAGTLYDVLELILDRGMVIDVFVRVSLVGIEILKIDARIVVASVDTYLRFAEACNRLDLDHDATSKTVPELFGGGMGKSVRKAGAKKAVRSAGSKVKDKLGMGDDDGEEEESRPRRRSAAGRSGDGGRPRSRRRTEEE
- a CDS encoding GvpL/GvpF family gas vesicle protein, which gives rise to MAAPGVYVYAFVRAGHPLPADVRGVGDTKAPVRLLPCGELAAVIGPVPETLRARRRDLMAHQRLLSDLVPGGPVLPMRFGAIAPGETAVLDGAKARSAEYLAALESVEGRLEMNLKVMPAEDSLSDLVREDPRVRQLREEVRSRPGYEVNVRLGEAVVAGMRRRAAHAAEQISAALAAVAAESQEGPDVEGCVRNVSFLVARGDLSRFNSCVDRLSAEYRQKAALRVTGPLPCYSFVPTENVPAGV
- a CDS encoding gas vesicle protein GvpG — its product is MGLLSAVVLLPLAPVRGVVWVADRLTEAADRELHDPAVIRAQLGALNRAFDDGDISEEQFEREEERLLDLLERRDRRVVVASAPPDVNRRYVEGETTEVAT
- the gvpJ gene encoding gas vesicle protein — its product is MTQLDSWDTAPAPREAGSTSNLADILERVLDKGIVIAGDIKIDLLDIELLTIRLRLFVASVETARRAGIDWWETDPALSSRAAHDSLADENRQLRAQLEALEAGTGSKTDSTKESHRR
- a CDS encoding GvpL/GvpF family gas vesicle protein — translated: MTVTSTHSDRPGRDRGGLPTAHLTYVYAVCRSDGPAAAVAEHTGGYDEGGPLRLLTAGELYAVVQDVPSAAFCEEALRRRLADPGELERCVRTHHEVVSAAATGGPVVPLPLATLYHDDARAGEVLWSSAQRFRQSLDRVEGRTEWAVKVHALRAARRPEPDGGPPHVARETERGRRDSRHGTDTPCSSEAPHAPNAPPSPQAPHSPGASDTGRPGSGRDYLSRVRERQRAAEQRHDEALQAADRVDRALRLISAASVRRRPHSTEITGKERPQIMNAAYLIAKEREHELVTAVDSLRRRPEFRHVDIDLSGPWVPYSFTEGGDEG
- a CDS encoding gas vesicle protein, coding for MTAAGTVAWRGPDSGAPIGVPLVDLLDRVLGTGVVISGDLVIAIAEVPLIRLSLHALLASVSDRVPAPWDDGGPL
- a CDS encoding gas vesicle protein K, giving the protein MTAAARVDIDRENVGRDLASLVLTVVELLRQLMERQAIRRFDQGDLTAEQEERVGTTLMLLDERMSELCTQHGLRREDLNLDLGPLGTLLSDTHF